Below is a window of Epinephelus fuscoguttatus linkage group LG12, E.fuscoguttatus.final_Chr_v1 DNA.
ACTGTTACTTTGTAAAGGGATGCTTTAGAGTGGGATAATATTGATTTAGGTGATAACTGATAACAGTCTAATTTATTTCGAGTACAAACAGGAGTCAAATCAGTCAATTAATCTAACCACAACAATAGTTGTCGCTTTAAATGCAGAGGTAAATCCTGAAAGCTGCCAGATAAGGGACTGAGGAGTTTTCTTTGTAGCAGCCTTGTATGCGGGGACCTTTCCGTTATGCGCTCCATTTCTCCTCCTTACCCCCCCTTCCTAATACTTCCCCCACCACCAACACCCCACCCCTCCCCGCTCACTTCCACTGCACAGAGTAAATCCAGAGTCTGCAGTGCCTGATCTCGCTTACTCAAAGATCCATACAGGCAATATCAAACTCTCAGCTCTTCAGAGAGAACAAAAAGGACCAAAGCTGCGAGGCAGTGAGGGCAACCTCCAAAAAACCTGCACTGGACAAGTGAGCAAGGGTCAAATTCTGTGAGGGGAATTCaggcagagggaaaaaaaatcacctttagCAGAACAGCAGCTTGTCCCGGGCTTGAAAGCAGGAGAGGGAAGAAGGGGCTGGACGGCagaaaggagcagagaaaagTGACTGGAATGATAAGATGAGAAGGTGAGTTATGGACACATTTATAGActccttttacacacacattctgccACACCCTGGCTAACACACAGTGTACTGCAGTTTCAGCAGTGTGTAGCTCCTCGCTGTGTCTTTGCCTGCCTTTGCACCAGCTGATGCATGAGTTCTCTGTGGAGTCATTAATACAACCCATCTATTGAGCTAGTTCTCCTCCTCTGAGAGCATGGGACTGACTGCTCTGACAACCACTGATGACTGAACACGCAAACTGATGCCAGAGAAAATGACTACAGGGATTTCTCATCCTTTGTGATGAATGGTGTTCTTGAACAGACTAGAAATATCCTCTTGCAGATCAGGTTGAATGTTTATTAGTTATAAAAAAGGATGCATTTCAACTTGCTACTGATAATGCATTTATGCAGTATAAGCATTTCTCAAAAGGTTACAGCATCCCTATAAACATCCCTGCATGGTTAGGGGAGTCAGTTTGGCAtgtgatgtgaatgtgagtatcTGCAAGCAATGCAGTGATGTGCAGCAAACACTgagcagcttgtgtgtgtgtgtgtgtgtgtgtgtgtgtgtgtgtgtgtgtgtgtgtgtgtgtattcagtaTGCATGTGCctaagaggtgtgtgtgtgagaaagaaagGGATTCTGGCAGGGGGTGGAGCTTTAAAGAAACCACGAAACAAGTTTTATTCAGCACAGCCCTCTGCAGTTATGCTTCTCCTACAGATTGCAAATGTACAGTGTACTCCCTGTATAATCCAAACACTCTGCAGGCATCACTTCCTCCTGGAGGTATAGAGGATGCTGTGTAAGACAAACTCTAACATTCTCCTGTCCCGTCTCCCCATCTTTCTTTTAGCAGGCATGTGCTGCTGAAGCTCTCCCCTAATGAGGCCCTTCTGGAACTCCTGCTCGTGTTGTTGCTGGGGTTGCACGTCCTAGCCGTATGCCCCTCCATGTGCTCCTGCAGCCGCAGCCACAGAGAGGTCGACTGCTCCTGGAGGGGACTGAGACAGCTGCCCGATGGTCTGCAGCACAACATGCGCTCCCTTAACTTGTCCCACAACCGATTTCACAACCTGGACGGGCGGCTCACCGCGTACACCCATCTCCGCTTCCTCGATTTGTCTCACAACCGGCTGAGCCACCTGCCCACCGGCTTGCCTCGTTCCCTCTGGCAGCTCTACGCCGCCTCCaaccgcctccagctgctggacAAGAACGATACAGTCCACCAGTGGAATCTGCAACTGCTTGACCTCTCTAACAACAAGCTGGAGCGGGCCATCTTCATCAACAATACGCTGATCAATCTGTGCACGCTCAACTTAAGCAACAATCACTTCTGGACATTGCCTACTAACATGCCGGTGCACCTGGAGCATATAGACCTGTCCCACAACCTGCTTGTGAAGGTGCTGCCGGGCTCACTGGACCGACTTGTCAGACTCACTCACTTCTATCTGCATGCTAACCGCTTTCCCATGCTGCCCTTTGGAGTGTTTGACAAGCTGACATCACTTAGAGTTATCACTCTGGGTGACAACCCATGGGACTGTCACCTTTACGACGACATCACCTACTTACTCTCCTGGAGTCAGCGTACCCCTGCTCGTGTCCTGGGCTGCCCTTGCCACACCCAGCCTGTCTGTGGAGGGGTGCGCCCTGGCAGGACTGGAGGGTGGCACTTTGCCTCCTACAACCTGCCCCCCTTAGCAGCGAGTGCCCAGGACCTGAGCTCCATGCCCCCTGAGGCCAGTGTCACCGGGTGGTGGTacctgtctgtttctgctcTGCAAAGCACTGTGCACACCCCCATAGAGACGTCCAACACACAGCACCACCTCTTCACAGTCACACCCATTGGCATCTCCACCCAGCGACCCAGAAGCACAGGCACACACCTAACTATTAATCACCTCTCTGGAACTGCTAGCCCAGCTGGCGCAGAGCACATGCTCCATACTGATTCCCATCTCATCTCTGGCACAAAGGAAGACTCACCCACTGCCTCACTCCACACCACCGACACATCCTCTTTTTCTGACACAAGCTTCATTACCGGAACACCCATTGGGGCTGACATGACGCTGCCCACAGACCGATTCTTTACAACAGAGAGCCCCTCCATCCAAACAAAGAAGACAACCACTCTTCGCACCAGGAGTGTGAGGAGGAAGAATCAGTCCCTTCCTAGTGGCATCAGCAACATCAGTCCGACTCTTGCTACCTGCTCCTTTCTCCCTTTCCTACGCAACCTGGTGCTACTGTCTCTCATTCTGCAACAAGTCCTAtgaaaaacatgtgaaaaacaCTGACCCTGTTTTTAGTGTTCAAGGGATAGCTTTGATCTTTTGAAGTGGTGTtgtgtgaggtacttatccatagtcagtgtattacatataGCAAAGcgaagcaatgtactgctgttgatggggctgcagcaaaatctATTTatgccacctaaaaaaaatcagcatcagTGTACACTATTATAGAATATCTTAAtagctttaccttgctgtcagacagtgatttccgaCAGGGAAATGAAGTCGTTGTATCATTCTCTGGAAAGCCAGATTCcatcaataaaaacagtaattcaGCATCTctgaacactggagctgctggtttacccttgcctcagtcagttattttgtttgtcctattgtgtgacttttgggTTTAAAACTGCtggtttggattcaccaaagtcacacaatgacacaaacaaactaactgatcaaggcagtggtagaccagtaGCTACCATGCTCAGCAAGCTACaaatactgtttttctcaatggactTATCAAGAGCGTAGATAGGGAAGTGAAGCTGTACACAGTAAAGATAAAGAGGTGAAAATACTCTCCATATAGTAtacacttaaaatgatattgGGGGACTTCTTTTAAGTGGCtataatatgttttgttgctgaccctgtccacagcagtacattgcttagcttttgtGGCagcactcctgcctgcttctccaaactgggtaTAAGTCAACCACCAGCTAATGTAATACTCTTACTATGGATaagcacctcatacaaccccacttcaaaagatctgaactatccctttaaatcttCAAATGaatttacagcacaaacaaatacagcacACAAGACTATTGACTGTTGTAGTACTGTCATGTTTGTATATCACCAGCTTTCTCAGCAAAAGGCCATTTACAATACAAAGACATTATAGAGTATGGTAGGATCCTACTTTTATAATAATTGggcagaaaacaacaacaataagtTACCTTTTCTAACAACACTTTTTACAAGCCTTCACTCAAATGAAGACACATTGTAATGAATATAGCTAAGCACATGATGGCACTATACATTCAGGTACCAGTTTATTATGTAACTGAATGTGGCCTGTGCTCATCTGGAACTACAGTCTACCTAATTCAGTGCTGTGGAGTACACATATGACCTAAAATGATTTAGtatcttttatttttcccaTGTTTGTACAACTATTGGCTGATGTTGCCTTGGCCATATTGTGGtcatatctttttattttatttgattgcACTGGCTTTTAAAAAGATATGACACTTAAAGTTGCCATTTacttattttgacttttttgaaTAGATGTCCCTGATACCTGCctgcttttttttcatgtaacaAACCATATCACTCGCTAGAGGAGCAATTTTTCTGAGCACAGTGTAAAAAACTGGTACATGTGTACATAACATGTGCATAACAGGGAACAGCGAAGACTCTGTGGAGCGGAGGGAAAACAAACGGACAGTGTTGCATCACTATCTTTAACAAACCCTGAGTGCCGAGTACTGCTTCTGTATTTTGATCACATCTCAAACTTAAGTGTCCTTCATGATTCAGTGACGCTCGTGAAAATGATCTGCATGGTGATTGAACGTTCCAGGAATGCTAACCTACTGCTATATTGCCACAGAGCACAGACATTCTCAGCTTATTTATATGAAATGTTAAGATATTCCAATCTCGATTGCATCAAGCATAGATAACCATGGTAGGAGTGCCATCCTTTGggtttttacattttagaaaTACATTTGCATATGGTACTAAAATGTGCCAAAATAGTAGGAAATGCATCACAGCAAGCTGCATTTGATAAACTTAAGAAAATACAGTGGCAGGGAATCACATCTCCAGGTGATTTCTGTAAAGGTGAATAAAACTGCTGAGATATTTACACCTTTTGATGAGTGTTTGAATTTTGCCTCAACTGTTTTTTACACCACTTTTTTCTTCATTCCAAACTGCTtgactgatgtttttaatttcaagCTGTTTTCACTGATAGCGTCTCATGGGAGAGGGCAGACACTATTCAacaactacatttcccatgggTTTTTGACATAGGTGTCAACCCTCATGGGGACTGAAGTTGTtcagtgctaaaaaaaataaacaagattattaagaaaaaaaataactcattaaacagtGACTTATTCAGATTTAATTAGCAAGCACAGGTTTGTATGTAAGTTTATTCACTGAGGGAAGGTTCACTGAGCACAAAAGCACTTATATTCCAGACAGACCTTGCTTCACAGTAAGTCACACCTGGAAACTACCCAGAGCAAACACAGTCTTATCTGTAGGTCATTAAGCAATCATTCAGAAACGTCATGTCTCATGCTGGTTTTTAAAAgatcagtggaaaaaaatgtgcagaatACATTGTGGAGCAGAGATGAGCCTATCTCTGTTTGATTTTATTGATGTCGTaaagaaaactgagaaaatttcACATGCAGGAACATCTGTGAGAGCAAaaccagctcctcctcctgacacTGTGTGGCACAAGGAGGTGCCAGCCTTGTGAGCAGGTGACCCTGTGGTTCAGAGCAACATGGAGTCACTGTCACCACACACACCCACGTCTGTAATGCCAGTTGGGCTTTGTACCACACCTGAATAGCTACctgaaaaaaatgcatgaatggacatttaaatgaaaatacattcccTTGTACAAGAATTCTTACTGACACAGAATAATACAGCACAACTGTATAAACTGACATCGTTCTTAAGACTTACTGAATAAACACAATATAATAGGAGTCAGATAGAGTGGGCAAAAATAACACGATCATTTTATCTGCACATCTGCCTTCCTTCTGAAACTCAAACACCTGCTGAATAGATTCGGTGTATTTATAGCTCAGAAACAGAAGCCAAAGCAGAAAGGAACTTGTGGTTGGTGTGCGGTGTATTTAGAAGCACGTTTCAAGGCTGCTCAAAGAAAGTTGACTTTCATTTCTACCCTCAGTTTCTCCTTTAGCTTGCATCTTAAATGAGTTTAATCCAACAAGTCtgccaaataaatacatttacgTCAATATAAAGCACTATTAACCAGCCAACTAGCAGGTTTTTCCACTGGAGACCTAGTTTATGGGACATAAGACTGAAGTGCAGCTGGGATTCTGGATTCATTTTGCAtcatttgtgttttaatgagaTCGTTTTATGATTCCTGTTTGTTCACAAACAGATATTTGTTGgaaaggaaaggcagagaaTTACTTAAAAGTCATTCTGGTTTATGCTGTTTTTAATTGTCAAGCTGGGAACGAGAAACATAACTACCAAATTATCACTTGTTTTTGGTTCAGTTGCCATATTGCGGCTTTCATACATAATCCCTAACAAATACATGATCTATTTTTTAGCACTATGCCTCCCTTTTAGCTGCACAACTTTAAAACATCTCTTCAAAGTATTGTAGGTGCCAGTGAGAGCTGGCCCGCTAGCCAATTATTTTCTCTGTAGACAACACAAAGTAATGTCAGATTTCTCTTCTGGCTTCTCCTAATAACTGACAAGGTGTAGAAGGCTAGCATCATTTACTGCTGCCATGCCTCCCCTCTTCATCTCTCCACCCGGGCACGTTTTGAGTGAGCTGCCTTCTTTCTTTCAGCCACACTCAATAAGACTCACCCTCAGTGTGCTTCTTTGTACCCGGCAACCCCACTGCCCTCTTGTGTTCTCATACATTTAAGCCCCCCCATCAGCTATATATATTACCGTGTTCAGACAATGGCGTGTAGACAGGCTTCAGGAACATATGTTGTATTACAGTCTTAATACAGGCAATCTATTTGAGTGTGTTAagagttttttttgttgagtttttttttctttatacatcTTTGTTCGCTTGTGCTTTGCTGAAAAACTCcccttttttcagttttagaaAAGCACTGCTTACAAAGCTGGCTCACCCTCCCTGCAGTCTGAGTGGTGCTTTAGCtcagcaaagaagaagaagaagctgaaaGGAGAGGACACTAGAGGGAGACAATTTGTTCGCATGTGCAGCCTTCTCACAGCTTTCCTCTGGATTCTGAATTTCCCTGTAATAGGCCCTCCTGAGGAAAGCAGAGATCACTCAATCCACAGTGATCAATATGAAATCATTCGCAAAATCCGAAGGATCAGATTAACAACATCTCAAGAGTGTCTGAATAATATCCATAACAAATTCTTGTAAGTGATAGAAGGTATTTACTCTGAGCTCTCTTTTAGCGCTGGATTAATATATTTTGGAGTCTTGTTCATGACAGTGCATGCTTAACACATGTGGTGAGGCACTGTGAGAGTTATGCAAATATATACAAATGTAAAATCCCCTTAGCCtttaagtttcactttaaaataTCAGTATTAGAAGTCATTTGTCATCCCCCATATTTATATCTCCAGACATTTAAaggttaaaaatatattttatgattCATGCACAGATTATATGTAGGAATCTGTGCAGAGAGAAAGGGGTTAGACACCATCCAAAAACAATTTCTCCAAGGTCAAGTGAGGATTCTGAGGGTGTAAAATGATTACTGCAACAGGAAACAGGATGCCTCTTCTCAAAAACAGCATCTCATAACACTGTCAGCGAGTCTATTGCTTCTCTCACTTTCTTTTTCCCCTCAGCTCTTTCACACACTATCAATTTTACTTCTCTCTCGATCCCCAAATCCTCCAGTTTTCATGCAAAAGGCTCGGTTAGTTACAAGCTTTTTTGCATGCTGAGTTTCCTCTCTATTGAGAGGCGGGTTCATCTTTCAGAACTGAATACAGGCTGCACTGATACAACTATATGATTTTAGAAATCTTTGCGTTTTTTCCTGGATTCGAAAGTGAATGCTGAATTATGATAGATGAGTTCAAAGCGTGCGGGATATAAAAAGGTGTCTATTTCTTGGAATTCTTCATCCCCTCATTAATCAGGACGTCTTCAGCAGCTGTCACCTTTTTAAATGCTTCCAAGCCATGATGATGTTACTGTGTGATCGGCATCAGTCTTAAGGAAATGTGTTTGTACACACTTTGTAGGAAAAACATAACcctttctctttcctcctcacTTGATACTAAACGCTCAGCTGCTCTGAAAGCATAGCTGTCAGGGCGCCTAAACTTGCTTTAAAAAGGATAAACATTTTGGGCACTTTCATTTGGCAGTGGTGGCTGCTCAGATTAAAGGAAAACACAGCTTTATTTAAAAATCTATACATTTTTCTCCTTCAATCAGTGTACAAAAAGATCTAGAGACCCAAACCTTGAACTGTTGTTGTCTAGATCTTTGCTGAAATATGATATGCTTCTTGACTCCAGTGCAAATCTTTTAAATAGAACTGGGCATGTCTTTGGCATCAGGCTGTTCTGGGTTTAAACCTGGTCCACAACCCTTGATCAGATATTGTAAAATGTCACACCAAATGTACCCCTTCTGTCATGTTTGACTTTGCTCTCTTCATGGTACAACTACAGTGAATAGAAAGGCCATGATAACAATGTTCAAAAGGCAGAATAATTCACAACCACACTGTGAAACCTGGGACCCCTGATTTATTTGAGCATAAAACAGAAGTTGTTCTTCATGTGTTAAATCCACTATGATTTTTGCACACCTTGTGATCGCTTTAAAGCCTGTTGTTCCTCAGAGCTCATATTCCGCATCAATTTATAACCTCTCtcactcttctctctctctctctctttctctctctgtgtctttctgcaGCTGCATGAGTGGATGCAATTTTCTCACATTCACATATTCAGCCTATGCTGTAGGACCCTGTCACACATTTGACAACTTATAGAAAATGCAACACTAAGATAATCTTTAATGTATCACCAAAATGACATGGGACAGAACAATAGTGCACAGGAGGTAGAATAAGTAATAGTGTTTCACTCAAGGTGTcatatttccattttctttgaCAGTCCTGCGCTACGAGGAATTGCCACCATTTGCCTCTCTGCCTTCGTTTCAGAGATACAGACAGCTGCAATGTGGAGTGTCCCCTAACTAATGACAGAGTTTTAGCTGTTAAACTGTCAAAAGTCTTGTTATTTGGGTTTTATCTAAGTCATTGTTTCAAAAACATGCTGCCTGGCTAGATAAGAAATTCCCTCTGGTGGTGCCCTGAACAGTCAGCACAGGCGGGCCTATTCACAAAACTTCACTGAATGTGGAAAATGAAATAGGATCACTAGTCACGTTTCATGCAGAGCTTGGGATGTTTTGTTGTAATTATTCTCACCCTAAGATTATTAAAAACTGCATTTATGAAGAATTTATTGTCTGTGAACAGTTATGTGGCACAAACACATGTATAATACATCATTTAAAACACAATACATGAGATTTTTTCTTATATTCTATTGATAGCATACTGTGCAAATTATGTGtatcaaaaacataattttccaACTGCAAATGTCACACATGTTCATGTAGTCATTAATATTctcatcctgttttttttctcttcttttttggGGTCATGAGGGGCAGAGGTAGTATATCTCCACAGGGGCAGGACTGGCAGCTCATTACAGGTCATCTACTTGAAAAGATGCATAATTACACCACTGCATGTATGGATActatactttattgatccccataGGATAATTCTTTGTTGGCTTTCATAAAGGGTGAAAGGGTCAGCTACAGAGATTTTGTATTTTGCTCATCTCAGGATCACAGGATCTGAACATGCTGGAACACAGATTTAATGGCTCAGTCAGGACACTTTTTCTAATAATGAGGCCACCTTACTGCCTACACTTGGACACCTTTTGGATACATTTCAATATCTGATCTTTGTATTCTGAGCTGGATCTGAAAATTATGGCATGTTTTATTCAATATGTACATTATAACATTGTTCATTGGTAGACTTGGCATTATAGCATGAATGTACATGTTTAAAGGTGGGAGGACCATTATATGTGCACATATGGCAGTTGGAATTTAAATGCACTAACCAAAAACCACGTCTTATTGGACAAATGTGTGATACATTACTTTACAATGACATTGTTAGtcaccttaaaaaaaatatatggtaTTTCAAGTGATTACTACATTCAGTAGTTACTGTAAGCTATCATTTGTTGTTCACCAGCATGCATTCGTTCACTATATTCTTTAATAAAACATTATAACATAATAtagtataatataatattttaaaatttgCTTTACATTGTATACGACTTTTAGCTGAATAAAACTCTGCTTATCTTATGCTTAGATATATGCTTATGCTATATCTAtgcaatgtattattatttctgtCATTATCAATATTATCAATAAAACACTTGTGAGCCATAGCAATCAGAATAATTCAAATATTAACATGCAAATAAGACTTGCCCCACTTTTTTAGCTTCTTTCTGAGGGACTATATTGCACGGCGGAGGAATATTATTGCAATTAGTAAAAGTAATCACGCTGCTGCTCTGCAAAGGTTTACTTGTCGGTTGAATAATGATACGCAAACGTTGCTAATTAAGAATAACATTTCTTGaacaaagatttttttctttaatgttaTGTGTCCACTGATTTAGAAGAGCAATAAGCCACTTTCACCTCTAGTGGCTTAGTGCTTAATTAAATGACAAATCGGAGGATTGGTTTGCAGATTGCCTGAATTGACGTCAATTGGATTGGTTAGGTGACAGAGGCAGGCTCCGCCCCCTGTGGGCCAAGGTAGAGCATgctgagagagggaggagggagcagGGGGCTGAGCTGATCCCACGTGTGACGCTTTCATTCCCGGCTCAGTAATATTCTCATAGCGGGGCTTTGCATATCTCCTGccgtatctgtgtgtgtctgtcactgttACTGTAGTCCCAGCCTATAGTTTGAAATAGATATGGAAGGAGACGGGAGTCAAGCCACATCCGGAAGCCTAAATGATTCACAACATGACCCGGGGTAAGAATCTTTCTAAATTTAATCCTAAGGTAcgatttttttcatgttacaaCATCTTGGAGAGGACTTCGACTGCCGTGCTGGATTCGTCCCCACAGTACGCACTTAAACCGTGCACGGGTCTGTTTCCAGATTCAGTTTAAAGACCTCAGCTTTTGTAGCAAGAGTGGCCTCCCCCTTTTATGTA
It encodes the following:
- the LOC125898343 gene encoding oligodendrocyte-myelin glycoprotein-like isoform X2, encoding MRRHVLLKLSPNEALLELLLVLLLGLHVLAVCPSMCSCSRSHREVDCSWRGLRQLPDGLQHNMRSLNLSHNRFHNLDGRLTAYTHLRFLDLSHNRLSHLPTGLPRSLWQLYAASNRLQLLDKNDTVHQWNLQLLDLSNNKLERAIFINNTLINLCTLNLSNNHFWTLPTNMPVHLEHIDLSHNLLVKVLPGSLDRLVRLTHFYLHANRFPMLPFGVFDKLTSLRVITLGDNPWDCHLYDDITYLLSWSQRTPARVLGCPCHTQPVCGGVRPGRTGGWHFASYNLPPLAASAQDLSSMPPEASVTGWWYLSVSALQSTVHTPIETSNTQHHLFTVTPIGISTQRPRSTGTHLTINHLSGTASPAGAEHMLHTDSHLISGTKEDSPTASLHTTDTSSFSDTSFITGTPIGADMTLPTDRFFTTESPSIQTKKTTTLRTRSVRRKNQSLPSGISNISPTLATCSFLPFLRNLVLLSLILQQVL
- the LOC125898343 gene encoding oligodendrocyte-myelin glycoprotein-like isoform X1; translation: MRSRHVLLKLSPNEALLELLLVLLLGLHVLAVCPSMCSCSRSHREVDCSWRGLRQLPDGLQHNMRSLNLSHNRFHNLDGRLTAYTHLRFLDLSHNRLSHLPTGLPRSLWQLYAASNRLQLLDKNDTVHQWNLQLLDLSNNKLERAIFINNTLINLCTLNLSNNHFWTLPTNMPVHLEHIDLSHNLLVKVLPGSLDRLVRLTHFYLHANRFPMLPFGVFDKLTSLRVITLGDNPWDCHLYDDITYLLSWSQRTPARVLGCPCHTQPVCGGVRPGRTGGWHFASYNLPPLAASAQDLSSMPPEASVTGWWYLSVSALQSTVHTPIETSNTQHHLFTVTPIGISTQRPRSTGTHLTINHLSGTASPAGAEHMLHTDSHLISGTKEDSPTASLHTTDTSSFSDTSFITGTPIGADMTLPTDRFFTTESPSIQTKKTTTLRTRSVRRKNQSLPSGISNISPTLATCSFLPFLRNLVLLSLILQQVL